TACTTCTGAAGTAGTTTTACTGGTTGTTAGTTTTACCGCTCGATTTAATGTGTTTACATGAACATTAAGTTTTTCGGCAAATTCTGAAGGTGACTTTAAATTGATAGAAGTGTGGCTGTCATCTATAGGAAATTGCCTTTCTAACAATTCCATAAAAAGCTTAGAAATACGATAAGAGCCATTTATTGAATCATTGTAAATAGAAGTTGAAGGTTCTAATTTTAAACCATAATGGATCAAATCTAAAATTCTATTTCGAATAACATCAAACTTATATTTGTAACCAGAATTGAATTCCGTTTCCATCTTATCGAATATTTCCTGAATCTCGCTGGTTTGCGCATCTGTTAATTCAAATATATGATTACCAGTAGGTTGAAATAACTCATAATCTCCAAACTGACTATATTGCTGAAAGAATTGTGGATTAAAAATACAATAGACGCCGTCAAACATCTTGTCTAGTTGTTCCCATTTATATGGAATTAATGGATTAGAAAATGCTAGAGCCTGCTTTTCTATTTTATATACTTTATCTGCAAAATGTACTTGGCTTCTTCCTATTAATAACATCACTTTATAAAAATCCCTTCTTCTATAAGGTACAGATGTAACTTTACCTTCTCTGAATGGTGCTATATGAAATATATTAAAGTGACCAACATTTTTACCCAAACTTTCTGGCAACAATTTAAACTTACGATGATAAAATTCTTCTATCGATTCTGCGGAATCCATTGGCTGATTAACTAATTCATTAAAAAAACATTTCCATATTATATGCATCCTTAGTTCTTTTAAAGATTAACCTGAACAAAGGAGCAAATTAAAATAAGTATTTACTAACAAAAATCAAACTGATAATTGCAAAATACA
This window of the Chondrinema litorale genome carries:
- a CDS encoding helix-turn-helix domain-containing protein; this translates as MDSAESIEEFYHRKFKLLPESLGKNVGHFNIFHIAPFREGKVTSVPYRRRDFYKVMLLIGRSQVHFADKVYKIEKQALAFSNPLIPYKWEQLDKMFDGVYCIFNPQFFQQYSQFGDYELFQPTGNHIFELTDAQTSEIQEIFDKMETEFNSGYKYKFDVIRNRILDLIHYGLKLEPSTSIYNDSINGSYRISKLFMELLERQFPIDDSHTSINLKSPSEFAEKLNVHVNTLNRAVKLTTSKTTSEVIAERIVKESKILLKHTNWNVAEIAYALGFKEAPHFNNFFKKHMELNPLKYRNANSRSRV